A section of the Agarivorans litoreus genome encodes:
- the yegS gene encoding lipid kinase YegS — MELRLILNGKKAHQPEIRKAVQQLRKQGHDIQVRVTWEGGDLERLVAEAHQQGWNSADKKLVIGGGDGSVQEVVSALMQYPAGQRPSLGVLPLGTANDFATACEIPDTALAALEFALSTSAKPVDVIQATDLENQQKFYFMNVLTAGFGAQITAETPVELKNFLGGGAYTLSGIMQALNFKPYIGKISSPDKQFSGGIIIGALCNGKQAGGGQVLGPNAYLNDGLMDVCLVRDFPATALSQVLQEAAAFSRGEKISPDYVVSWQTPWLETKSEQFIPTNLDGEPHKFNHARFDVVPNALPLIVADCCPCLMP; from the coding sequence GTGGAACTTCGACTAATACTCAACGGAAAGAAAGCTCACCAGCCCGAAATACGCAAAGCGGTGCAACAACTGCGCAAACAAGGGCACGACATTCAAGTACGAGTCACTTGGGAAGGTGGAGACCTTGAACGGTTAGTCGCCGAGGCCCACCAGCAAGGTTGGAATTCAGCAGATAAAAAACTAGTTATTGGTGGTGGTGATGGTTCGGTGCAAGAGGTGGTTTCTGCGCTTATGCAATACCCCGCAGGGCAACGCCCAAGCCTAGGAGTATTGCCACTGGGTACAGCCAACGATTTTGCCACTGCCTGTGAAATCCCCGATACCGCCTTAGCCGCGCTCGAATTTGCATTATCAACCAGCGCCAAACCGGTTGATGTAATACAAGCGACCGATTTAGAAAACCAGCAAAAATTCTACTTTATGAACGTGCTCACCGCAGGTTTTGGTGCACAAATCACCGCCGAAACCCCAGTTGAGCTTAAAAACTTTTTAGGGGGTGGCGCTTATACTCTCTCGGGCATTATGCAAGCGCTAAACTTTAAACCTTATATCGGCAAGATAAGCAGCCCCGACAAGCAGTTTTCTGGCGGCATTATCATTGGTGCCTTATGTAACGGTAAACAAGCTGGTGGCGGCCAAGTATTGGGGCCAAATGCCTACCTAAACGATGGCTTAATGGATGTTTGCTTAGTGCGCGACTTTCCCGCAACAGCCTTAAGCCAAGTTCTGCAAGAGGCTGCAGCCTTTAGTAGAGGTGAAAAAATCTCACCCGACTATGTTGTCTCTTGGCAAACGCCTTGGTTAGAAACCAAATCTGAGCAGTTTATTCCTACCAACCTCGACGGCGAACCGCATAAATTTAACCACGCGCGCTTTGACGTTGTTCCCAATGCTTTGCCGCTAATAGTGGCCGACTGTTGTCCTTGTTTAATGCCTTAA
- a CDS encoding efflux RND transporter permease subunit, which yields MKISDLSMYRPVAAIVLSLLLMLFGVVGYSQLAVREMPDIESPVVSIGTPYRGSASSIVESQITKPIEDELSGIDGIDYIWSSSWDGWSGITITFKQGSDMLAAVSDVRDAVSRARNRLPDDVDEPVVRKNDSEEAPFMWLNLTATLQDRVELSDFAQRILIERLSLLPGVSAVNTSGLVERVMYVELDPTAMAGRGLTTNDVIDALNRENLQLPAGYVRNDSLNIVVRMERMYQQADDFAKLQIANFDGDHVTLSDIAHIYVGAKKDTTTFKSNGVDSMGLGIVAMSKANPLEVADTVKKELAELQRFLPSGAELTVDYDSTVFIRQAISEVYSTLLICALLVVAVLYLFLGRLSATIIPAVTVPVSLVAAFSVAYLFGYSINLVTLMALILAIGLVVDDAIVVVENIIRHRAAGEPPLVAAFRGAKELNFAVIATTVVLVMVFLPLVFMQGKIGDLFTEFAVLLSAAVIFSSLIALTLAPVMAGKLFEKNPNKATWMSRSVGRAMTTLQQAYAKLLTRIINFTFSALAVVALCMGLLVWAYQQQQPAFAPKEDRGVVNVYVGGVEATSYQRMVKSMAEIEQRLLPMMSDDGPIETLNYSAPAFGSWADHQGFFIVRLKDWSERSQDAGEVVEMIRDAAHDVADVKVYPYQPSFGGRMGEPVQFVLQGDDYTQLYQYALELEQQAKDSGLMHGVQLDYNPTTPEILLHVNRLAARELGISVNDIASTLEVLLGGRAQTRFEEFGEEYDVYLKADENQFQSPSDLSKVYLRSDTGALVSLDTLVEAQDVASARGLFHYQRKKSINLKANLSDNVSLGEALSFLNQASSELLPSGYTVDYAGESKEFYDNQREIWLLFALALLVCYLVLAAQFESFISPAIVMLTVPLGLLGGLLGLLITGESFNIYSQLGLLMLIGMATKNGILIVEFANQLRDQGLAVKEAIIKAATNRLRPIIMTAMTTLLGAVPMLLATGAGAETRFAIGIVIFSGMLLATLVTLFVVPCLYHLLGALSGSPEARAEQLNQQLKAPSLLTGNDN from the coding sequence ATGAAAATATCTGACCTGTCGATGTATCGTCCGGTAGCGGCGATAGTATTAAGTTTGCTACTGATGCTGTTTGGGGTTGTGGGTTATAGCCAGCTAGCAGTGCGAGAAATGCCCGACATTGAAAGCCCTGTGGTGTCTATTGGTACCCCTTATCGCGGTAGTGCCTCTTCCATTGTTGAATCACAAATCACCAAGCCGATTGAAGACGAGCTTAGCGGAATTGATGGCATTGATTATATTTGGTCATCGTCTTGGGATGGCTGGTCAGGCATTACCATTACCTTTAAGCAAGGCTCGGATATGTTGGCCGCGGTGAGCGATGTGCGTGATGCGGTGAGCCGAGCGCGTAATCGCTTGCCTGATGATGTTGATGAACCGGTGGTACGCAAAAACGACAGCGAAGAAGCTCCGTTTATGTGGCTTAATCTCACTGCTACTTTGCAAGACAGAGTAGAGCTTAGCGATTTTGCCCAGCGGATCTTAATTGAGCGCCTTAGCTTATTGCCCGGCGTGAGTGCGGTAAATACCTCGGGCTTGGTTGAACGGGTGATGTATGTGGAGCTAGACCCCACCGCAATGGCTGGGCGCGGCTTAACCACCAACGATGTGATTGATGCCTTAAACCGTGAAAACTTACAATTGCCAGCGGGTTACGTGCGTAACGACAGTTTAAATATTGTGGTGCGCATGGAGCGCATGTACCAACAGGCTGACGACTTTGCCAAGCTACAAATTGCCAACTTTGACGGTGACCACGTTACTTTGTCAGACATCGCGCATATTTACGTTGGCGCTAAAAAAGACACCACTACTTTTAAAAGTAACGGCGTGGACAGCATGGGTTTGGGCATTGTGGCAATGTCTAAGGCTAACCCGCTAGAAGTAGCAGATACGGTTAAAAAAGAGTTGGCGGAATTGCAGCGCTTTCTACCCTCTGGTGCAGAACTTACGGTTGATTACGATAGCACTGTATTTATTCGCCAGGCCATTAGCGAAGTGTATTCCACCTTGCTAATTTGTGCGCTACTGGTGGTGGCGGTGTTGTACCTGTTTTTAGGGCGATTAAGCGCAACCATCATTCCAGCAGTAACCGTTCCGGTATCACTAGTTGCTGCGTTTTCAGTGGCTTATTTATTTGGCTACAGCATCAACTTAGTGACGCTAATGGCTTTAATCTTGGCTATTGGTTTAGTGGTGGATGACGCGATTGTGGTGGTAGAGAATATTATTCGCCACCGCGCCGCTGGCGAGCCGCCATTAGTTGCCGCATTTCGAGGAGCTAAAGAGCTCAACTTTGCAGTAATTGCTACCACCGTTGTACTGGTGATGGTGTTTTTGCCTTTGGTGTTTATGCAAGGAAAAATCGGTGATCTGTTTACCGAATTTGCTGTATTGCTGTCTGCTGCGGTGATCTTCTCCTCTTTAATTGCTCTAACCTTAGCGCCAGTGATGGCCGGTAAGTTGTTTGAAAAAAATCCCAACAAAGCTACCTGGATGAGCCGCTCGGTAGGGCGCGCCATGACCACTCTGCAGCAGGCTTATGCCAAGCTGTTAACTCGCATTATTAACTTTACATTTTCTGCACTTGCGGTGGTGGCTTTGTGCATGGGTTTATTGGTATGGGCCTATCAACAGCAACAACCTGCCTTTGCGCCAAAAGAAGACCGAGGCGTGGTTAACGTCTATGTTGGCGGTGTAGAAGCAACGAGCTACCAGCGCATGGTTAAAAGCATGGCTGAGATTGAGCAGCGGCTATTGCCGATGATGAGTGATGACGGGCCAATCGAAACCCTTAACTATTCGGCACCTGCATTTGGCAGTTGGGCAGATCACCAAGGCTTTTTTATTGTTCGCTTAAAAGATTGGAGTGAGCGTAGCCAAGATGCTGGCGAAGTGGTAGAGATGATCCGCGATGCGGCTCATGATGTCGCCGATGTTAAAGTGTATCCTTACCAACCTAGTTTTGGCGGACGAATGGGTGAGCCAGTGCAGTTTGTATTGCAAGGTGACGACTACACCCAGCTCTATCAATACGCTTTAGAGTTAGAGCAGCAAGCCAAAGACAGTGGCCTAATGCATGGTGTGCAGCTGGACTACAACCCTACAACGCCAGAGATATTACTGCATGTTAATCGACTAGCAGCCAGAGAGTTAGGCATTAGCGTTAATGACATTGCCAGCACTTTAGAGGTGCTGCTGGGAGGACGTGCTCAAACTCGTTTTGAAGAGTTTGGTGAAGAGTACGACGTATACTTAAAAGCCGATGAAAACCAATTTCAATCACCCAGTGATTTAAGCAAAGTGTATTTGCGCAGTGATACTGGCGCTTTGGTGTCTTTAGATACCTTGGTAGAGGCGCAAGATGTTGCTTCGGCTCGCGGCTTGTTCCATTACCAGCGTAAAAAGTCGATTAACTTAAAAGCCAACTTAAGTGACAACGTAAGTTTAGGCGAAGCTCTGAGCTTTTTAAATCAAGCGTCTAGCGAGCTTTTACCCAGTGGTTATACGGTTGATTACGCCGGCGAATCAAAAGAGTTTTACGATAACCAACGCGAGATCTGGTTGTTATTCGCATTGGCCTTATTGGTTTGTTACTTGGTATTAGCGGCTCAATTTGAGAGCTTTATTAGCCCAGCCATTGTAATGCTTACGGTGCCCTTAGGTTTACTAGGAGGCTTGCTGGGTTTGTTGATAACCGGAGAGAGTTTTAACATCTACAGCCAGCTTGGCTTGTTGATGTTAATTGGCATGGCAACCAAGAATGGTATTTTGATTGTTGAATTTGCTAATCAGTTGCGTGACCAAGGTTTAGCGGTTAAAGAAGCGATTATTAAAGCTGCCACCAATCGCCTACGCCCGATTATTATGACTGCCATGACCACCTTGTTGGGTGCGGTGCCAATGTTGTTGGCTACGGGAGCAGGCGCCGAAACGCGCTTTGCTATTGGTATAGTAATATTTAGCGGCATGTTGCTGGCCACGTTAGTCACGCTATTTGTGGTACCGTGCTTGTATCATTTATTAGGGGCATTAAGCGGCTCGCCCGAAGCGCGTGCCGAGCAGCTTAATCAACAGCTTAAAGCACCAAGCTTACTAACCGGTAATGATAACTAG
- a CDS encoding efflux RND transporter periplasmic adaptor subunit, with translation MRRIILVVVALLTVVTWMYYSDDAAQTEQTSSKPVTVEVVTVEQGKLREKVHLLGNVFSAHSVNVKAEVDGRIDTIAVSSSQAVRAGQLLVQLDDRHQRAVLQREQARLDDILRQHQNLLQLLPKGATTQAEVDRYESQVAMQQAELALAEAALQDRAIRAPFSGKLGLVDLSPGQLVDSDTVLTTLDDANTLRLNVPVAARHLGRIKVGQQAKLHQAGLSSRMFNASVTSIDSRVRGESLNVFIQLSIDNQQAGIAPGTLVTGELDLSASERILIPLQAIAYNGDRRFAYRVNQQVAEKVELELGQRGDNLVEVLSGLNAGEQVVNKGLVKLHDGIEVEVLN, from the coding sequence ATGCGACGCATCATTTTAGTTGTGGTGGCGCTTCTTACTGTTGTTACATGGATGTATTACAGTGACGACGCGGCTCAAACAGAACAAACATCAAGTAAACCCGTTACCGTAGAAGTGGTAACGGTAGAGCAAGGTAAGCTCCGCGAAAAAGTGCATTTATTAGGCAATGTGTTCTCTGCACATTCGGTAAATGTGAAAGCAGAGGTGGATGGTCGCATAGACACGATTGCTGTTAGCTCTAGCCAAGCCGTGCGGGCAGGCCAATTGTTGGTTCAATTGGATGACCGCCACCAACGTGCAGTGTTGCAGCGTGAACAAGCACGGCTTGATGACATTCTTCGTCAGCATCAAAATCTACTGCAGTTATTACCTAAAGGGGCTACCACCCAAGCCGAAGTGGATCGTTACGAATCTCAAGTTGCTATGCAACAAGCCGAGCTCGCGTTAGCAGAAGCCGCGTTGCAAGACAGGGCTATTCGCGCGCCATTTAGTGGCAAACTCGGCCTTGTAGATTTAAGCCCAGGACAGTTAGTTGACTCAGATACCGTGCTCACCACCTTAGATGATGCCAATACTTTACGCCTTAACGTTCCGGTTGCCGCGCGCCATTTAGGCCGAATTAAGGTAGGGCAACAGGCTAAGCTGCACCAAGCAGGTTTAAGCTCACGTATGTTTAATGCCTCAGTAACTAGCATTGACAGCCGAGTGCGCGGCGAAAGCTTAAATGTGTTCATTCAATTGTCTATCGACAATCAGCAAGCAGGCATTGCTCCAGGTACTTTGGTCACTGGCGAATTAGATTTAAGTGCTAGCGAGCGGATATTAATTCCCCTACAGGCGATTGCTTATAACGGCGATCGCCGTTTTGCTTATCGGGTTAATCAACAAGTTGCAGAAAAAGTTGAGTTGGAGTTAGGCCAGCGCGGCGACAACTTAGTAGAAGTACTCAGTGGCTTAAATGCTGGTGAACAGGTGGTAAACAAAGGTCTGGTGAAGCTGCATGATGGCATCGAGGTTGAAGTACTCAACTAA
- a CDS encoding NAD(P)H-dependent oxidoreductase, which translates to MLKQKNKVLLLFAHPSQDRSEINMPMFKLASKIDGVTAIDLYREYPTFRIDVDKEQQRLLAHDIVIMQFPLYWYSTPALLKEWQDLVLEYGFAYGHEGTMLHGKTLLCAITAGGAEAAYRKEGYNHFTIRELLHPLEQTASLTGMRYLAPFTLFSSRTAAEEHRDKKHLEDWTQLLKALVNNQLDFELAAGLAKLDVQNTDLIKELL; encoded by the coding sequence ATGCTAAAGCAGAAAAATAAAGTATTACTGCTGTTTGCACACCCGTCGCAAGATCGATCTGAAATCAATATGCCTATGTTCAAGCTTGCCAGCAAAATAGATGGTGTAACCGCCATCGATTTATATCGCGAGTATCCCACTTTTCGAATCGACGTAGACAAAGAGCAACAACGCTTACTGGCACACGATATTGTGATTATGCAGTTTCCGCTCTATTGGTACTCTACCCCCGCGCTCTTAAAAGAGTGGCAAGACTTGGTGCTGGAATATGGCTTCGCTTATGGCCACGAAGGCACCATGCTGCATGGTAAAACCTTGCTTTGCGCCATTACTGCAGGCGGTGCAGAAGCAGCCTATAGAAAAGAAGGTTATAACCATTTTACTATTCGTGAATTACTGCACCCCTTAGAGCAAACTGCCTCACTAACCGGTATGCGCTACTTAGCGCCTTTCACCCTATTTAGCTCTCGAACTGCCGCCGAAGAGCATCGCGACAAAAAACATTTAGAAGATTGGACTCAGCTACTTAAGGCGTTAGTGAACAATCAACTCGATTTTGAACTTGCAGCCGGTTTAGCCAAACTAGATGTACAAAATACTGACCTTATCAAGGAGTTGCTATGA
- a CDS encoding YdcH family protein codes for MLGENHALIFEFPEHRDKIHQLKVADSDFNSLAKRYHQLDHKIRGLEATQVPAEDQYFMQLKLQRVHLKQQIFNILSQSSSATVE; via the coding sequence ATGTTAGGTGAAAACCACGCACTTATTTTTGAGTTTCCAGAACATCGGGATAAAATTCATCAACTTAAAGTAGCAGACAGCGATTTTAATTCCCTCGCTAAACGCTACCATCAACTCGACCATAAAATACGCGGCTTAGAAGCCACGCAAGTTCCCGCAGAAGACCAATACTTCATGCAACTGAAGCTACAACGCGTTCATCTAAAACAACAAATATTTAATATTTTGTCGCAGTCCTCGTCAGCAACAGTAGAATAG
- a CDS encoding RNA recognition motif domain-containing protein, with protein MKILVRNLARSITEADLLALFESHGAVESCDLVLDNETGKSKGFGFVSMLDETEANAAIAALNSSKQAGNKIRVKFAEEKGPSEQQTVWPESE; from the coding sequence ATGAAAATACTTGTCCGTAACCTCGCTCGCAGCATTACAGAAGCCGACTTACTCGCTTTATTCGAAAGCCATGGCGCTGTAGAAAGCTGCGATTTGGTATTGGATAATGAGACGGGCAAATCTAAAGGTTTTGGCTTTGTCAGCATGCTTGACGAAACAGAAGCCAATGCAGCCATTGCCGCGCTAAATTCAAGCAAGCAAGCAGGTAATAAAATACGGGTTAAGTTTGCCGAAGAAAAAGGTCCATCTGAGCAACAAACTGTTTGGCCAGAGTCTGAATAA
- a CDS encoding DUF3081 family protein yields the protein MQRLVDVNLVLRVYEKICRLGKKQRDHYLYEGLSASSDWDGYTIVVANSQLELSVFFHNKYQFSSHDDKAIEGFIKQLKFIDQQ from the coding sequence ATGCAACGACTAGTCGATGTCAATTTAGTACTTCGGGTCTACGAAAAGATTTGTCGCTTAGGAAAAAAGCAGCGAGACCACTACTTGTATGAAGGCCTAAGTGCCAGTTCAGACTGGGACGGTTATACCATTGTTGTTGCTAACTCCCAGCTTGAGCTAAGCGTGTTTTTTCATAACAAGTATCAGTTCTCTAGTCACGACGATAAAGCGATTGAAGGCTTTATCAAACAGCTCAAATTTATTGACCAACAGTGA
- a CDS encoding polysaccharide lyase family 7 protein, translated as MKHIYLKSLLATSVFLAVGCTSTSAPDSVEKFANNKETGEALLTPVAITASSHDGNGPDRLFDQDITTRWSAAGDGEWAMLDYGSVKEFDAVQAAFSKGNQRQSKFDILMSVDGENWTTVLEGQESSGKALGLERFQFEPAVNARYVKYVGHGNTKNGWNSVTELAAVNCSINACPSSHIITSAVVAAEASMIAEMKAAEKARKEARKDLRSGDFGAPAVYPCETTVNCLRSELPPTPALPETPLAGNAPSENFDLSYWYLSQPFDHDKDGRPDDVSEWNLANGYQHPEIFYTADDGGLVFKSYVKGVRTSKNTKYARTELREMLRRGNMSHSTKGVNKNNWVFSSAPEADLKAAGGIDGVLEATLKIDHATTTGAANEVGRFIIGQIHDQNDEPIRLYYRKLPNQATGAVYFAHESQDATKEDFYPLVGDLTAEVGEDGIALGEVFSYRIEVVGNTMTVTVSREGKEDAVQVVDMSDSGYDVGGKYMYFKAGVYNQNISGDLDDYSQATFYKLKATHDSYAEK; from the coding sequence ATGAAACATATCTATCTTAAAAGCTTACTAGCAACTTCTGTTTTTTTAGCCGTAGGCTGTACATCAACTTCTGCTCCTGACTCTGTTGAAAAGTTTGCCAATAACAAAGAAACGGGTGAAGCTCTATTAACGCCAGTAGCCATTACTGCAAGTAGCCATGATGGTAACGGCCCTGACCGTTTATTCGACCAAGACATTACAACGCGTTGGTCAGCCGCCGGTGATGGCGAATGGGCCATGCTAGACTACGGCTCGGTTAAGGAGTTTGATGCCGTTCAGGCTGCCTTTAGCAAAGGTAATCAGCGTCAGTCTAAGTTTGATATTCTAATGAGTGTTGATGGTGAAAATTGGACCACTGTTTTAGAGGGCCAAGAGAGCTCTGGTAAAGCTTTAGGTTTAGAGCGATTTCAGTTCGAGCCTGCAGTAAACGCTCGCTACGTAAAATATGTTGGACACGGCAACACTAAAAATGGTTGGAACAGTGTTACTGAACTAGCAGCTGTTAACTGTAGTATTAACGCGTGTCCATCAAGCCACATTATCACCAGCGCAGTAGTTGCTGCTGAAGCGTCTATGATTGCGGAAATGAAAGCGGCGGAAAAAGCGCGTAAAGAAGCTCGTAAAGACCTGCGTTCTGGCGACTTTGGTGCGCCTGCGGTTTATCCATGTGAAACCACAGTAAACTGTTTGCGCTCTGAGCTTCCTCCAACCCCCGCGTTGCCAGAAACACCGTTAGCGGGGAATGCGCCAAGTGAAAACTTTGACTTGTCTTACTGGTACCTTTCTCAACCATTTGATCACGATAAAGATGGCCGTCCAGATGATGTATCTGAGTGGAACCTTGCAAACGGTTATCAGCACCCGGAAATTTTCTATACAGCAGACGATGGTGGTCTAGTATTTAAGTCCTACGTGAAAGGGGTTCGTACCTCTAAAAACACTAAGTATGCGCGTACTGAGCTTCGTGAAATGCTGCGTCGCGGTAACATGTCACATAGCACTAAGGGCGTGAACAAAAATAACTGGGTATTCTCAAGCGCTCCTGAAGCAGACTTAAAAGCTGCCGGCGGTATTGATGGCGTTCTAGAAGCTACTCTTAAAATTGACCACGCTACCACTACTGGTGCTGCTAACGAAGTCGGTCGTTTTATCATTGGTCAAATCCACGATCAAAACGATGAGCCAATTCGTTTGTACTACCGTAAGCTACCAAACCAAGCAACTGGTGCTGTTTACTTTGCTCACGAAAGCCAAGACGCCACCAAAGAGGATTTCTATCCGCTAGTAGGTGATTTAACGGCTGAGGTTGGTGAAGATGGTATCGCGCTAGGCGAAGTATTTAGCTACCGTATCGAAGTGGTTGGCAACACCATGACTGTTACCGTTTCTCGAGAAGGCAAAGAAGACGCTGTTCAGGTAGTTGACATGAGCGACAGTGGCTACGATGTTGGTGGTAAGTACATGTACTTTAAAGCCGGTGTTTACAACCAAAACATCTCTGGCGATTTAGATGATTACTCTCAAGCAACCTTCTACAAGCTAAAAGCAACTCACGATAGTTACGCTGAGAAATAA
- a CDS encoding thiol-disulfide oxidoreductase DCC family protein — MQLRIFYDAQCPLCAEEMRQLKFFDHRQLIELQDINQADFTSKYPHIDRTEASDILHAETEEGALLLGLDVTAQAWGLVNQKPWIQLLRTPLLRGISDKAYLVFAKNRFKISKLLTGKERCNEQSCGVGKQFD, encoded by the coding sequence ATGCAATTACGAATTTTTTATGATGCCCAATGCCCACTTTGCGCAGAGGAAATGCGTCAACTCAAGTTTTTTGACCATCGCCAACTCATTGAGCTGCAAGATATTAATCAAGCAGATTTCACCAGCAAATATCCACATATTGACCGTACCGAAGCCAGCGACATACTGCATGCCGAAACAGAAGAAGGCGCCTTACTGCTAGGCTTAGATGTTACCGCGCAAGCGTGGGGGTTGGTCAATCAGAAACCTTGGATACAACTACTCCGTACCCCTTTATTACGTGGAATATCAGACAAAGCCTATTTAGTTTTTGCCAAAAACCGCTTCAAAATATCTAAACTGTTAACCGGTAAAGAGCGCTGTAATGAACAAAGCTGCGGCGTGGGCAAACAGTTTGATTGA
- a CDS encoding DUF3429 domain-containing protein codes for MDSLQRNYKLLGYAGLSVFIALALAVIIGAPNIGSSPTQLFLYYSVSILCFLSGSLWAQTVSGNAFGPAQLFISNTLTLLACASLTINSPTFALAVLACAFSYLYYCEWHSANPSRLGKSYQSMRFKLTTVVVLCHFVVLSHQ; via the coding sequence TTGGATAGTTTACAACGAAACTACAAGCTACTGGGGTATGCTGGTTTAAGTGTTTTTATCGCTTTAGCATTGGCGGTGATAATTGGAGCACCAAATATTGGCTCATCGCCTACCCAATTGTTTTTGTATTACAGCGTGAGCATTTTGTGTTTTTTGTCCGGTAGCTTATGGGCACAAACCGTCTCGGGAAATGCATTTGGCCCAGCTCAGTTATTCATAAGCAATACCCTTACCTTGCTAGCTTGTGCTAGCTTGACCATTAACTCTCCAACTTTTGCACTCGCAGTATTAGCCTGTGCTTTTAGCTACCTTTACTACTGCGAATGGCACAGTGCTAATCCCAGCCGATTAGGTAAAAGCTACCAATCTATGCGCTTTAAACTCACCACAGTAGTAGTACTTTGCCACTTTGTGGTTCTTAGTCATCAGTAA
- a CDS encoding Mpo1 family 2-hydroxy fatty acid dioxygenase, translating into MSKPVQQWFKEYARSHQHPTNKAIHWLMVPAIYFSIVGLLWSVPLPGTNSANSNALCWINLASLLAIPVHVFYFRLSKPLCLAMALFTVSCFLVCDLMTQFSPLALWKVSLIIFVVAWIGQFIGHKIEGAKPSFFEDIQYLLIGPLWLMGFVFDYLGLDYQQK; encoded by the coding sequence GTGTCGAAGCCAGTCCAGCAATGGTTTAAGGAATATGCGCGTAGCCATCAACATCCCACAAACAAGGCCATCCACTGGCTTATGGTGCCTGCCATCTACTTTAGCATTGTGGGCTTGTTGTGGTCAGTCCCTCTACCGGGAACAAATTCAGCCAACAGCAATGCCTTATGTTGGATCAATTTAGCCAGCTTGCTAGCCATACCGGTTCACGTCTTTTACTTCCGCTTGTCTAAACCCCTTTGTTTAGCCATGGCGCTGTTTACTGTTAGCTGCTTTTTGGTTTGTGATTTGATGACTCAGTTCAGCCCTTTGGCCCTATGGAAAGTGAGCCTAATAATCTTTGTTGTCGCTTGGATTGGCCAATTTATCGGCCACAAAATAGAAGGTGCTAAACCTTCCTTCTTTGAAGATATTCAGTACCTACTAATCGGTCCGCTTTGGCTGATGGGTTTTGTATTCGATTACCTAGGTTTAGATTACCAACAAAAATAA
- a CDS encoding 3'-5' exonuclease: protein MTAQAPANTVVVLDFETTGLSPTQGDRAIEIGAVLLEDGQATARFQELMNPGFRISSFIENYTGITNAMLQGAAPCDEVMERFYQFVGQHNMVAHNASFDQRFLEAEFAQIGRRLNGNFACSMLLSRRLFQDAPNHKLGSLVAYNNIDNDGVFHRALADSEITAKLWLCLLEQLEQHYSLINPSFALMQQISRKSKANVASFLHKIA, encoded by the coding sequence TTGACCGCTCAAGCCCCTGCTAATACCGTTGTTGTCCTCGATTTTGAAACCACTGGTTTATCGCCAACTCAAGGCGATAGAGCCATAGAAATTGGTGCCGTATTACTAGAAGATGGCCAAGCTACAGCGCGCTTTCAAGAGTTGATGAACCCAGGCTTTCGCATCTCTTCTTTTATCGAAAACTACACGGGTATCACTAATGCCATGTTGCAAGGGGCAGCTCCTTGCGATGAGGTAATGGAGCGTTTTTATCAATTTGTTGGCCAGCACAATATGGTGGCGCATAACGCATCCTTTGATCAGCGTTTTTTAGAAGCCGAGTTTGCTCAAATAGGCCGACGACTTAACGGCAACTTTGCTTGCTCGATGTTATTGTCACGCCGGCTATTTCAAGACGCGCCCAACCACAAATTGGGCAGCTTAGTCGCTTACAATAACATCGACAATGATGGTGTTTTTCACCGCGCCTTAGCCGATTCTGAAATAACAGCCAAGCTTTGGCTGTGTTTACTCGAGCAATTAGAGCAACACTATTCGTTAATAAATCCAAGCTTTGCGCTAATGCAGCAAATTAGTCGCAAGAGCAAAGCAAATGTAGCGAGCTTTTTACACAAAATTGCGTAA